In Rhodobium gokarnense, one DNA window encodes the following:
- a CDS encoding hydroxymethylglutaryl-CoA lyase gives MYDFSDDILIEDTFLRDGLQVEKRLFSIEEKLHFLTALEAAGVRRIQVGSFVHPERVPQMADTDALFERIVPKEGVVYTALVLNKAGLDRAMAVGVRHLSISVSASETHSRKNANRSVDDGIERILPVIEKALGEGIAVRAGIQSALGCGYEGRIDPERVSEIARRFSDLGVNEINVADTAGLANPRQVFELCTRLRGEIAPEVALSLHLHDTRGLGLANMIAGIEAGVRVVDAALGGLGGCPFVPKATGNIATEDAAFACEQMGLETGIDWKALRALVAEAEELLGRTLPARVSHVPVPPWERAVEEKA, from the coding sequence ATGTACGACTTTTCGGACGATATCCTGATCGAAGACACGTTCCTGCGCGACGGCCTGCAGGTCGAAAAGCGGCTGTTCTCGATCGAGGAAAAGCTGCACTTCCTGACGGCCCTGGAAGCGGCCGGGGTGCGGCGCATCCAGGTCGGCTCCTTCGTCCATCCCGAACGCGTGCCGCAGATGGCCGACACCGATGCGCTGTTCGAGCGGATCGTGCCGAAGGAGGGCGTCGTCTACACCGCGCTCGTCCTCAACAAGGCCGGCCTCGACCGCGCGATGGCCGTCGGCGTCAGGCACCTGTCGATCTCGGTCTCGGCCTCGGAGACCCATTCGCGAAAGAACGCCAACCGCAGCGTCGACGACGGCATCGAGCGCATCCTGCCGGTGATCGAAAAGGCGCTCGGCGAGGGGATCGCCGTGCGTGCCGGCATCCAGTCCGCCCTCGGCTGCGGCTATGAGGGCCGGATCGACCCGGAGCGGGTCTCTGAGATCGCCCGCCGCTTCTCCGACCTCGGCGTCAATGAGATCAACGTCGCCGACACGGCCGGCCTCGCCAATCCGCGCCAGGTGTTCGAGCTGTGCACGCGGCTTCGCGGCGAGATTGCGCCGGAGGTGGCGCTGTCGCTCCACCTGCACGACACGCGGGGCCTCGGCCTTGCCAACATGATCGCCGGGATCGAGGCCGGGGTGCGCGTCGTCGACGCCGCCCTCGGTGGGCTCGGCGGCTGCCCGTTCGTGCCCAAGGCGACCGGCAACATCGCCACCGAGGACGCGGCCTTTGCCTGCGAGCAGATGGGCCTTGAGACCGGCATCGACTGGAAGGCGCTGCGGGCGTTGGTCGCCGAGGCGGAGGAGCTTCTCGGCCGCACGCTGCCGGCCCGCGTCAGCCACGTCCCCGTTCCGCCCTGGGAGCGCGCCGTGGAGGAGAAGGCATGA
- a CDS encoding TRAP transporter large permease produces the protein MSYAILLGGLLFGLPIAVSILAALLWFMATGEPPYNIRIVATEMFKGLNSFPLLAIPLFILAGELMNASGITHRIIAFAKILVGRFPAGLAHVNIWASVIFAGLSGSAVADTSAIGRVFIPEMEKNGYDRAFAAALTAASSVIGPIIPPSIPVIIYALIVSGVSVPVLFLAGVVPGLLLALFLSAYVALRVKVKETSAGSKQDGTSTRDALLGGVLPLLMPVFVVGSMLLGVVTPTEAASFAVAYALILGLFVYRKIKPSMLPRLFAHAMRDSAVILAIIAAVAAANWLLTYNRVPNMLTDWVIGNVDSKTMFLLAVIVLFLFVGLFFEGIAAMLVLVPILHPIAVSMGVDPVHFGILVIFNLMIGLITPPLGLCLFVAEGVANVGMSRIVRQIMPFFFVEVLVLLILTFVPATVTWLPHALGF, from the coding sequence ATGTCCTATGCCATTCTCCTCGGCGGTCTGTTGTTCGGCCTGCCCATCGCCGTTTCCATCCTCGCCGCCCTCTTGTGGTTCATGGCCACCGGCGAGCCGCCCTACAACATCCGCATCGTCGCGACCGAGATGTTCAAGGGGCTGAACTCCTTCCCGCTTCTGGCCATTCCGCTGTTCATCCTCGCCGGCGAGCTGATGAATGCGAGCGGCATCACCCACCGCATCATCGCCTTTGCCAAGATCCTCGTCGGGCGCTTTCCGGCCGGCCTTGCCCATGTCAACATCTGGGCCTCGGTGATCTTTGCGGGCCTCTCCGGTTCGGCCGTCGCCGACACTTCGGCCATCGGCCGCGTCTTCATCCCGGAGATGGAAAAGAACGGCTACGACCGCGCCTTCGCCGCCGCGCTGACGGCCGCCTCCTCGGTCATCGGGCCGATCATTCCGCCTTCGATCCCGGTCATCATCTACGCGCTGATCGTCTCCGGCGTCTCCGTGCCGGTGCTGTTCCTTGCCGGCGTCGTGCCGGGCCTCCTGCTGGCGCTCTTCCTGTCGGCCTATGTCGCGCTGAGGGTCAAGGTGAAGGAGACCTCCGCGGGCTCCAAGCAGGACGGGACCTCGACCCGCGACGCGCTCCTCGGCGGCGTGCTGCCGCTCCTGATGCCCGTCTTCGTCGTCGGCTCCATGCTGCTCGGCGTCGTCACCCCGACGGAGGCCGCCAGCTTTGCCGTCGCCTATGCGCTGATCCTCGGCCTCTTCGTCTACCGCAAGATCAAGCCGTCGATGCTGCCGCGCCTGTTCGCCCACGCGATGCGCGACAGCGCGGTGATCCTTGCCATCATCGCAGCCGTCGCCGCCGCCAACTGGCTGCTCACCTATAACCGTGTGCCGAACATGCTGACCGACTGGGTGATCGGCAATGTCGACAGCAAGACGATGTTCCTGCTCGCCGTCATTGTCCTGTTCCTGTTCGTCGGCCTGTTCTTCGAAGGCATCGCGGCGATGCTGGTGCTGGTGCCGATCCTGCACCCGATCGCCGTCTCCATGGGCGTCGATCCGGTCCATTTCGGCATTCTCGTCATCTTCAACCTGATGATCGGCCTGATCACGCCGCCGCTCGGGCTGTGCCTGTTCGTCGCCGAAGGGGTGGCCAATGTCGGCATGTCGCGGATCGTGCGGCAGATCATGCCGTTCTTCTTCGTCGAAGTGCTGGTGCTTTTGATCCTCACCTTCGTGCCGGCAACGGTCACCTGGCTTCCGCACGCTTTGGGCTTCTGA
- a CDS encoding TRAP transporter small permease: MTRISRLYERILAFGAGLMMFLVFAIIFVNSMRRYTTGRSLEWGEELPIYLMIYGVMFGIGLAYLNDRHIRFALVTDILPEAWTQKLFAATDIVTMVTGAALAWSGILFAMRRPHIDASGLIGSARALADSTGLAWLEWIGHVGTWQSAIAIGGVLLALAALIRFLTRLQEIRAGVQDQAA; encoded by the coding sequence ATGACCCGTATCAGCCGGCTCTATGAACGCATCCTGGCCTTCGGGGCCGGCCTGATGATGTTCCTCGTCTTCGCCATCATCTTCGTGAATTCGATGCGCCGCTACACCACGGGCCGCTCCCTGGAATGGGGCGAGGAACTGCCGATCTACCTGATGATCTACGGCGTCATGTTCGGCATCGGCCTTGCCTATCTCAACGACCGGCACATCCGCTTCGCCCTCGTCACCGACATTCTGCCGGAGGCCTGGACGCAGAAGCTCTTTGCCGCGACCGATATCGTCACCATGGTGACGGGTGCAGCGCTCGCCTGGTCCGGCATCCTGTTCGCCATGCGGCGCCCGCACATCGATGCGTCCGGCCTCATCGGCTCCGCCCGCGCGCTCGCCGACAGCACCGGCCTTGCCTGGCTGGAATGGATCGGCCACGTCGGCACCTGGCAGTCCGCCATCGCCATCGGCGGCGTCCTTCTCGCGCTCGCCGCCCTTATCCGGTTCCTGACGCGGCTGCAGGAGATCCGCGCCGGCGTCCAAGATCAGGCGGCCTGA
- a CDS encoding DctP family TRAP transporter solute-binding subunit encodes MRFTTTTTLSAIAALAMGLGMAVANAQTIRFAHVDPADWQNSKKGAAAEIFKNIVEGETDLTVELFPAGALGNEDELVAQAQDGITQVVMVSGAMSKVCPAASVLDIPYTFPSAPVAWKVLDGDFGAALAEHCLEKTGLRTLAYGETGFRNFTNGVREIRTPADMKGLKFRVQPIPLYIEMVKGLGGEPTPIAWTELPNALTTGVVDGQENPVGVIYNNGLHKLQKYMTLDGHVYGADFLLISDEFFQSLSPAEQEVVQKAAIVAGNMGRSIQQFSTALGVNAVQAEGMQVYSPTAEELAQFRNAAQPAVKEWLAGELGDDAGWIDQLDKAVAAATE; translated from the coding sequence ATGCGTTTCACCACCACCACGACACTATCGGCCATCGCCGCCCTGGCGATGGGGCTGGGGATGGCGGTCGCCAACGCGCAGACCATCCGCTTTGCACATGTCGACCCCGCTGACTGGCAGAATTCCAAGAAGGGCGCCGCGGCGGAGATCTTCAAGAACATCGTCGAGGGCGAGACCGACCTGACGGTCGAATTGTTCCCGGCCGGCGCGCTCGGCAACGAGGACGAACTGGTCGCCCAGGCCCAGGACGGCATCACCCAGGTGGTGATGGTCTCCGGCGCCATGTCCAAGGTCTGCCCGGCCGCCTCCGTGCTGGACATTCCCTACACCTTCCCCTCCGCGCCCGTCGCCTGGAAGGTGCTCGACGGCGACTTCGGCGCTGCCCTCGCCGAGCATTGCCTGGAAAAGACCGGCCTCAGGACGCTCGCCTATGGTGAGACCGGCTTCCGCAACTTCACCAACGGCGTGCGCGAAATCCGCACCCCGGCGGACATGAAGGGCCTGAAGTTCCGCGTGCAGCCGATCCCGCTCTACATCGAGATGGTCAAGGGCCTCGGCGGCGAGCCGACCCCGATCGCCTGGACCGAGCTTCCCAACGCGCTGACCACCGGCGTCGTCGACGGCCAGGAGAACCCGGTCGGCGTGATCTACAACAACGGTCTGCACAAGCTGCAGAAGTACATGACCCTCGACGGTCACGTCTACGGCGCCGACTTCCTGCTGATCTCCGACGAGTTCTTCCAGTCGCTGAGCCCGGCGGAGCAGGAAGTGGTCCAGAAGGCCGCCATCGTCGCCGGCAATATGGGCCGCTCCATCCAGCAGTTCTCGACCGCGCTCGGCGTCAACGCCGTCCAGGCCGAGGGCATGCAGGTCTATTCGCCGACCGCCGAGGAACTCGCCCAGTTCCGCAACGCCGCCCAGCCCGCCGTCAAGGAATGGCTCGCCGGCGAACTCGGTGACGACGCCGGCTGGATCGACCAGCTCGACAAGGCCGTCGCCGCCGCGACCGAATAA
- a CDS encoding shikimate dehydrogenase, which translates to MLRLPDDRGAGRGSVLIGLIGAGIAESRTPAMHEAAALAAGFSLVYRRLDLDLGPDIPLSELLKLADWMGFDGLNVTYPCKQAVLPYLDELSENARGVGAVNTVVLRDGRRFGHNTDIWGFTEAFRNELPDVPRTRVLQLGAGGAGSAVAFGLLSEGVGELRLFDPDRARAELLAREMAELGKAAEIVVVEDAGAAAEGCDGIVNASPVGMQKMPGLPLPAEAIRGEAWVVDVVYFPIETEFLATARARGCRVMGGGGMALWQAVRAFELFTGQKPDQRAMREAFARKARLMAAAND; encoded by the coding sequence ATGTTACGGTTGCCGGATGATCGGGGTGCCGGGCGCGGCTCGGTGCTCATCGGTTTAATTGGCGCTGGGATCGCGGAATCGCGAACGCCCGCCATGCACGAGGCTGCCGCACTGGCGGCGGGTTTCTCGCTCGTCTATCGCCGTCTCGATCTCGACCTCGGGCCGGATATCCCCCTTTCGGAGCTGTTGAAGCTCGCCGACTGGATGGGCTTCGACGGCCTCAACGTCACCTACCCGTGCAAACAGGCGGTGCTGCCGTACCTGGACGAATTGTCGGAAAACGCCCGCGGCGTCGGCGCCGTCAACACGGTCGTCCTTCGGGATGGGCGCCGCTTCGGCCACAATACCGACATCTGGGGCTTCACCGAGGCCTTTCGCAACGAACTCCCCGACGTGCCGCGGACACGTGTCCTGCAACTGGGTGCCGGAGGCGCCGGTTCCGCCGTGGCCTTCGGTCTTCTCAGCGAGGGCGTCGGCGAGTTGCGCCTCTTCGACCCCGACCGCGCCAGGGCCGAGCTGCTCGCCCGCGAAATGGCAGAACTCGGCAAGGCGGCCGAGATCGTCGTGGTCGAGGATGCCGGCGCGGCGGCCGAGGGCTGCGACGGCATCGTCAACGCCTCGCCCGTCGGCATGCAGAAGATGCCGGGCCTGCCGCTGCCGGCCGAAGCGATCCGGGGCGAGGCCTGGGTCGTCGACGTCGTCTATTTCCCCATCGAGACGGAGTTCCTGGCGACCGCGCGGGCGCGCGGCTGCCGGGTCATGGGCGGTGGCGGCATGGCCCTCTGGCAGGCCGTGCGCGCCTTCGAACTCTTTACGGGCCAGAAGCCGGACCAGCGGGCGATGCGCGAGGCGTTCGCCAGAAAGGCCCGGCTGATGGCCGCTGCCAACGACTGA
- a CDS encoding TetR family transcriptional regulator, producing MSDIEAADEAPETEPKRRWKQDPEAVRANILAAAAEEFAEHGLTGARVSEIAARTRTSKRMIYYYFEDKETLYRRVLEEAYRKVRGEESTLDLSSLAPLDALRKLVEFTFDHHRANESFIRLVMIENVHKGRHLATSDLIARVNASAIERIHEICARGQEDGSIRATVTPLELHWMISALCFFNVSNRPSFGISFGEHLFDPENEERLRDLTIEAVLSAARPPR from the coding sequence ATGAGCGACATAGAGGCGGCGGACGAGGCTCCGGAGACGGAACCGAAGAGGCGCTGGAAACAGGATCCGGAAGCGGTGCGGGCCAATATCCTGGCGGCCGCGGCCGAGGAATTCGCCGAGCACGGCCTGACCGGCGCGCGGGTCAGCGAGATCGCCGCGCGCACGCGCACCTCCAAGCGGATGATCTATTATTATTTCGAGGACAAGGAGACGCTCTACCGGCGGGTCCTGGAAGAGGCCTACCGCAAGGTCCGCGGCGAGGAATCCACCCTCGACCTGTCGTCGCTGGCGCCGCTCGATGCGCTGCGCAAGCTGGTGGAGTTCACCTTCGACCACCACCGCGCCAATGAGAGCTTCATCCGCCTGGTGATGATCGAGAACGTCCACAAGGGCCGGCACCTGGCGACGTCGGACCTGATCGCGCGGGTCAATGCCAGCGCCATCGAACGCATCCACGAGATCTGCGCGCGCGGCCAGGAGGACGGCAGCATCCGCGCGACCGTGACGCCGCTGGAGCTGCACTGGATGATCTCAGCGCTCTGCTTCTTCAACGTTTCGAACCGGCCGAGCTTCGGCATCAGTTTCGGCGAGCACCTGTTCGATCCGGAGAACGAGGAGCGCCTGCGCGACCTCACCATCGAGGCGGTGCTGTCCGCGGCGCGGCCGCCGCGGTAA
- a CDS encoding RDD family protein, which produces MIRRSRPSEKRPPVDEIMPPEGVPLKLKVAGVGVRLAAQIADVLITFVGALAIFLLLIALGATDPTSTLAIGVMLFFLIRVPYYVVSELVWNGQTLGKRLMKIKVVAHDGGPLTTHAVVARNLMKEAEVLLPATLLLALDADEPVLMLLGLAWIVITLLVPLLNRYRMRLGDMIAGTHVIHLPVPILLKDLAAEAPRGAATGDRFTFLPHQLDHYGAFELQTLEKFLRVEERSVALSEYTNHRATLAAIVDRIQHKIGHADPIPPSDHREFLRAFYNAQREHLEQRQLFGDRRKDKHFAASSEDE; this is translated from the coding sequence ATGATCCGCCGGTCCCGCCCATCTGAGAAAAGGCCGCCGGTCGACGAGATCATGCCGCCGGAAGGCGTGCCGCTGAAGCTGAAGGTGGCCGGCGTCGGCGTCCGCCTGGCCGCCCAGATCGCCGATGTGCTGATCACCTTCGTCGGAGCGCTCGCCATCTTCCTGTTGCTGATTGCCCTTGGCGCCACCGATCCGACGAGCACGCTTGCCATCGGCGTCATGCTCTTCTTCCTGATCCGTGTGCCCTATTACGTGGTCTCTGAACTGGTCTGGAACGGCCAGACGCTCGGCAAGCGGCTGATGAAGATCAAGGTGGTCGCCCATGACGGCGGCCCGCTGACGACCCACGCGGTGGTCGCGCGCAACCTGATGAAGGAGGCGGAGGTCTTGCTGCCCGCGACCCTGCTCCTGGCGCTGGACGCCGACGAGCCCGTCCTCATGCTGCTCGGCCTGGCGTGGATCGTCATCACATTGCTCGTCCCGCTCCTCAACCGGTACCGCATGCGGCTCGGCGACATGATCGCGGGCACACATGTGATCCACCTGCCGGTGCCGATCCTCCTGAAGGACCTTGCGGCGGAGGCCCCACGCGGTGCGGCAACCGGCGACAGGTTCACCTTCCTGCCGCACCAGCTGGACCACTATGGGGCGTTCGAGCTGCAGACCCTTGAGAAGTTTCTGAGGGTGGAAGAACGATCCGTGGCGCTCTCCGAATACACCAATCACCGCGCGACGCTGGCCGCGATCGTCGACAGGATCCAGCACAAGATCGGCCATGCCGACCCGATCCCGCCGTCCGATCACCGGGAGTTCCTGCGCGCGTTCTACAACGCGCAGCGCGAGCATCTGGAGCAGCGCCAGCTCTTCGGCGACCGGCGCAAGGACAAGCATTTCGCCGCATCGAGCGAGGACGAGTGA
- a CDS encoding stage II sporulation protein M, with amino-acid sequence MDQGQLMRSARFRKEREADWKRLERLVTEAETHGIQHMSFAAARDLSALYRQATTALAIAREVSLDKALLEYLEALTARAYLSVYAPQERVGGVLRRFFAQSAPRAMRRSWPFILAAYLCLGLGVFVGYLLYQESTGWYHVFMPSGLAGGRGPEATTEFLRRALYDEAPDKSALGAFATFLFSHNTQVAFLVFGLGVFLCVPAILLTVQNGLSLGAFFALYVDRGLGVDLAAWLSVHGVTELSAICVACAGGLQLGWAVLFPGDRTRRDALRHAGRDAAKLAIVAAAMLLVAAVLEGFARQLIQQPETRFALGWGVGLLWLAWVVLAGRSPR; translated from the coding sequence ATGGACCAGGGCCAGCTCATGCGTTCGGCCCGGTTCCGCAAGGAGCGGGAAGCCGACTGGAAGCGGCTGGAGCGGCTGGTCACCGAGGCCGAGACGCACGGCATCCAGCATATGAGCTTTGCCGCGGCCCGCGACCTCTCCGCGCTCTACCGGCAGGCGACGACCGCGCTTGCCATCGCCCGGGAGGTCTCCCTTGACAAGGCGCTGCTGGAGTATCTGGAGGCGCTGACGGCGCGGGCCTATCTCAGCGTCTACGCGCCGCAGGAGCGTGTCGGCGGCGTCTTGCGGCGGTTCTTCGCGCAGAGCGCGCCCCGGGCCATGCGCCGCTCGTGGCCGTTCATCCTCGCCGCCTATCTGTGTCTCGGCCTCGGCGTCTTCGTCGGCTACCTGCTCTACCAGGAGAGCACCGGCTGGTACCACGTCTTCATGCCGTCCGGCCTTGCAGGGGGTCGCGGGCCGGAGGCCACCACGGAGTTCCTGCGCCGGGCGCTCTATGATGAGGCCCCCGACAAGTCGGCGCTCGGCGCCTTTGCGACCTTCCTTTTTTCGCACAACACGCAGGTTGCGTTTCTGGTCTTCGGCCTCGGCGTCTTCCTGTGCGTTCCGGCCATCCTGCTCACCGTCCAGAATGGCCTGTCCCTCGGGGCGTTCTTTGCCTTGTATGTCGACCGCGGCCTCGGGGTCGATCTGGCCGCCTGGCTTTCGGTCCACGGGGTGACGGAGCTGTCGGCGATCTGCGTTGCCTGCGCCGGGGGATTGCAGCTCGGCTGGGCGGTTCTCTTTCCGGGCGACCGGACGCGCCGGGACGCGCTTCGCCATGCCGGCCGCGATGCCGCCAAGCTTGCGATCGTCGCGGCCGCAATGCTGCTGGTCGCCGCCGTTCTGGAGGGCTTTGCCCGGCAGCTCATCCAGCAGCCGGAAACGCGGTTCGCGCTCGGCTGGGGCGTCGGCCTTCTCTGGCTGGCCTGGGTCGTTCTGGCGGGAAGGTCGCCGCGATGA